One region of Gemmatimonadaceae bacterium genomic DNA includes:
- a CDS encoding branched-chain amino acid transaminase has protein sequence MAPFTKSDFIWLNGELVRWADATINVSAHALQYGTGVFEGMRCYETPEGPAIFRLDAHIRRLFMSASFYEIDIPFDFNQLCAASLEVVRANGLTNAYLRPLAFFDSYSFAVWPKDCPVSVAIIAVPGKPYFQGESNRGVRTTVSTVSRIDSSTLPPFVKACGHYTNSVRAVQEAIRRGYDDAILLNSKGDVAEGSGANLFIVRDGTLITNDMDASIVMGITRDSVLKIAHDLGITVNVRPISTTDIALADELFFSGTAVEIMPITEVDGRALGDGRPGMVTKRIQQAFFDVVYGRDADYREWLAYAGASSEAVAGV, from the coding sequence ATGGCCCCCTTCACCAAATCCGACTTCATCTGGCTCAACGGCGAGCTCGTGCGCTGGGCCGACGCCACCATCAACGTCAGCGCCCACGCGCTCCAATACGGCACGGGCGTCTTCGAGGGAATGCGTTGCTATGAGACGCCCGAAGGCCCCGCGATCTTCCGTCTCGACGCGCACATCAGGCGCCTCTTCATGTCGGCGTCCTTCTACGAGATCGACATTCCGTTCGACTTCAACCAGCTGTGCGCCGCCTCGCTCGAGGTCGTTCGCGCGAACGGGCTCACGAACGCGTACCTCCGGCCGCTCGCGTTCTTCGACTCGTACAGCTTCGCCGTGTGGCCGAAGGATTGTCCGGTGAGCGTGGCGATCATCGCCGTCCCCGGCAAACCGTACTTCCAGGGCGAATCCAACCGCGGCGTGCGCACGACCGTCTCGACGGTCTCACGCATCGACTCATCGACGCTTCCGCCCTTCGTCAAAGCCTGCGGCCACTACACCAACTCGGTGCGCGCCGTCCAGGAAGCGATTCGCCGCGGCTACGATGACGCGATTCTGCTCAACTCGAAGGGGGATGTCGCGGAAGGCTCCGGCGCGAACCTGTTCATCGTCCGCGACGGAACGCTCATCACGAACGACATGGACGCGTCGATCGTCATGGGTATCACCCGCGACAGCGTGCTCAAGATCGCCCACGACCTCGGAATCACGGTCAACGTGCGTCCCATCAGCACGACCGACATCGCGCTCGCCGACGAGTTGTTCTTCTCCGGCACGGCGGTCGAGATCATGCCGATCACCGAAGTCGACGGACGCGCGCTCGGCGACGGCCGCCCAGGCATGGTCACGAAGCGCATCCAGCAGGCGTTCTTCGACGTCGTGTACGGGCGCGACGCCGACTATCGCGAGTGGCTGGCCTACGCTGGCGCGTCGAGCGAGGCGGTCGCCGGCGTCTGA
- a CDS encoding FKBP-type peptidyl-prolyl cis-trans isomerase, translated as MRRRTLAAACAVSALLAGCGDSTVAPAPPGGTDPATTTYAASLGVNISAMTKLSDALYIQDLVTGTGSAAAKGHGLTVTYTGWLANGTQFDSNVGKTPLTFTLGVGQVIQGWDQGIVGMKIGGTRRLVIGSALAYGTQGRPPAIPSNSTLVFTVTLDSLQDLP; from the coding sequence TTGCGAAGAAGAACGCTCGCCGCAGCCTGCGCGGTGTCCGCGTTGCTGGCCGGCTGTGGCGATTCAACCGTCGCCCCCGCGCCGCCAGGCGGCACCGATCCGGCGACCACGACCTACGCGGCGTCGCTGGGAGTGAACATCTCGGCGATGACCAAACTCTCCGACGCGCTGTACATCCAGGATCTCGTCACCGGAACGGGCAGCGCCGCGGCCAAGGGCCACGGGCTGACCGTGACCTACACCGGCTGGCTCGCGAACGGGACGCAGTTTGACAGCAACGTCGGCAAGACGCCGCTCACGTTCACGCTGGGCGTCGGTCAGGTGATCCAGGGATGGGATCAGGGGATCGTCGGCATGAAGATCGGCGGCACGCGACGACTCGTGATCGGATCGGCGTTGGCGTATGGCACACAGGGACGTCCGCCGGCGATTCCGAGCAACTCGACGCTCGTCTTCACGGTCACGCTGGATTCGCTGCAGGACCTGCCGTAG
- a CDS encoding ABC transporter permease yields the protein MRERNGTFDWRSDVRARLAGAKLRPEDEAQIVEEVGHHLEQQFEEMTPRVGQKAAREALLAQLHEREFDQAVAGKRRREAPSRARVWTSSSILQDIRYGLRSLRRSPGTLVAGSAALALGIGLTTMMFSVIYGLLIKGLPYDDPSRIAVVKFIDPTQPGVDALVPLADVTKYRTQQRSFEFLGGYSDATVNVSGGDRPDRVQASRVTRGVLDVARVRPRLGRLFVEADVAADAPPTAVLSYALWRDRFAADSSALGTTLRVDGRPHTIVGVMPPGFEFPASTRVWLPLPTDPAPAQAAGGGPVVSLIGRLRPDVPYDNANAEFKELARQIAAARPVADTNSHLRIAVLPFVRASVNPRFFTLLYAMLGAVFLVLLVACANVTNLLLDRAVNRSREIGIRTALGASRLAVMRQSLVESGILAIIAACLGMAIAQLGITLFNRAVAGAPGPMFWMDVRLHPPVLAFVVAVAIAASLVSGLLPAIQSSRLDVAAILKDESHGASSLRVGRLSRAIVVVQIAVSSAVLLASGFITRTIVELRNVDPRFDTRGITTAHVTLATRDTSRQRAFFEALARDVEKLPGHEDLYVGAGLPGTGWIAHHITVEGQTYRGDRDHPIARTLSVTPGFFQTFGVRVVRGRTIAAGDRAGTEGVAVVSESYARRVLKGRDPIGGRLRVSSAPDAPWLTVVGVIPTLFASTFDDPWPPEVLTSFSQQTGVASAALAFRGGGDGASAAAALRKIVAAIDPEVPVYGVQSMTDVMAQPLFLFDVFASMFVVFGVVALALSAIGLYAVMTFSVSRRAREMGIRLALGATAGAVLRLIARQGARQTALGMAIGFSLGMLLVRAIAASLFGVRPNDPIVLVVVAAVLGGSATIACVVPARRATRVDPVVALRSE from the coding sequence ATGCGTGAGCGAAACGGAACATTCGATTGGCGCTCCGACGTTCGCGCGCGCCTCGCCGGCGCCAAGTTGCGCCCCGAGGACGAAGCGCAAATCGTCGAAGAGGTCGGGCACCACCTCGAGCAACAGTTCGAGGAGATGACCCCCAGGGTCGGACAGAAGGCCGCGCGCGAGGCACTGCTCGCGCAACTTCACGAGCGGGAGTTCGACCAAGCGGTCGCTGGAAAGCGCCGTCGCGAGGCGCCGAGCCGGGCACGCGTCTGGACGTCGTCGTCGATCCTGCAAGACATTCGATATGGGCTTCGTTCGCTGCGGCGCAGTCCGGGGACGCTCGTGGCAGGTAGCGCGGCGCTGGCGCTCGGCATCGGGCTCACGACGATGATGTTCAGCGTGATCTATGGGCTGCTCATCAAGGGCCTGCCGTACGACGATCCGTCGCGAATCGCGGTCGTCAAATTCATCGATCCGACACAGCCGGGTGTTGACGCGCTGGTGCCGCTGGCCGACGTTACGAAATATCGGACGCAGCAACGGTCGTTCGAGTTCCTTGGCGGCTATTCCGACGCGACCGTGAACGTCAGCGGCGGCGATCGCCCCGACCGTGTGCAAGCCTCGCGCGTGACGCGCGGCGTCCTCGACGTCGCGCGCGTTCGCCCCCGACTCGGTCGGCTCTTCGTCGAGGCGGACGTCGCTGCCGACGCACCGCCGACGGCGGTCCTCAGCTACGCGCTCTGGCGCGATCGGTTCGCGGCCGATTCCAGCGCGCTCGGTACCACGCTTCGGGTGGACGGCCGTCCGCATACCATCGTCGGCGTCATGCCACCGGGGTTCGAGTTTCCGGCCAGCACGAGAGTGTGGCTGCCGCTACCGACGGATCCCGCGCCCGCGCAGGCGGCCGGCGGAGGGCCGGTCGTCAGTCTCATCGGCCGACTGCGCCCCGACGTGCCGTACGACAATGCCAACGCCGAATTCAAGGAGCTGGCGCGACAGATCGCGGCCGCACGCCCGGTGGCGGATACCAACAGCCATCTGCGAATCGCCGTCCTGCCCTTCGTGCGCGCGAGCGTGAACCCGCGCTTCTTCACGCTTCTCTACGCGATGCTCGGCGCCGTTTTTCTGGTGCTGCTCGTCGCGTGCGCCAATGTCACGAACCTTCTCCTCGACCGAGCGGTGAACCGTTCGCGTGAGATCGGAATCCGTACGGCACTTGGCGCGTCACGCCTCGCCGTGATGCGACAATCGCTCGTCGAATCGGGCATTCTCGCCATCATCGCGGCGTGCCTCGGCATGGCAATCGCGCAGCTCGGGATCACGCTGTTCAATCGCGCGGTCGCCGGGGCGCCCGGACCGATGTTCTGGATGGATGTTCGTCTCCATCCACCGGTGCTGGCATTCGTCGTGGCGGTCGCGATAGCGGCAAGTCTCGTATCGGGGTTGCTCCCGGCCATCCAGTCGTCACGCCTCGACGTGGCGGCGATCCTCAAGGATGAGTCGCACGGCGCGTCATCGCTGCGCGTCGGACGTCTCAGCCGGGCGATCGTCGTCGTTCAAATCGCCGTCTCGTCCGCCGTGTTGCTCGCCTCGGGATTCATCACGCGAACGATCGTCGAACTGCGCAACGTCGATCCGCGATTCGACACTCGAGGAATCACGACGGCGCACGTCACGCTGGCCACTCGCGACACGTCTCGCCAACGCGCTTTCTTCGAGGCGCTCGCGCGCGACGTCGAGAAACTTCCGGGACACGAGGACCTGTACGTCGGCGCCGGCCTGCCGGGAACGGGGTGGATCGCGCACCATATCACGGTCGAAGGCCAAACGTATCGTGGCGACCGCGATCACCCGATCGCCCGAACGCTCAGCGTCACGCCCGGTTTCTTCCAAACCTTCGGCGTTCGTGTCGTCCGTGGGCGGACGATTGCAGCCGGCGACCGGGCCGGGACCGAAGGCGTCGCCGTGGTGAGCGAGTCCTACGCTCGCCGCGTGCTCAAGGGTCGTGACCCGATCGGCGGTCGACTTCGTGTCTCATCAGCGCCGGACGCGCCTTGGCTCACCGTTGTCGGCGTCATCCCCACGTTGTTCGCCTCGACGTTCGACGACCCCTGGCCACCGGAGGTGTTGACGTCATTCTCGCAGCAGACCGGCGTTGCCTCCGCCGCGCTGGCGTTTAGGGGAGGGGGCGACGGCGCGTCCGCCGCGGCCGCCTTGCGCAAAATCGTCGCGGCGATTGATCCCGAGGTTCCGGTCTACGGCGTGCAGAGCATGACCGACGTCATGGCGCAGCCGCTGTTCCTGTTCGACGTGTTCGCCAGCATGTTCGTGGTCTTCGGCGTCGTAGCCCTCGCGCTGTCCGCGATCGGACTGTACGCCGTGATGACGTTCTCGGTCAGCCGCCGCGCCCGCGAGATGGGAATCCGGCTCGCGCTCGGCGCGACGGCCGGGGCGGTGCTGCGTCTGATCGCTCGCCAAGGCGCGCGACAAACGGCGCTTGGCATGGCGATCGGATTCTCTTTGGGCATGCTGCTCGTGCGCGCGATTGCCGCATCGCTTTTCGGCGTGCGACCGAACGACCCAATCGTCCTCGTGGTCGTTGCCGCCGTGCTCGGCGGGTCGGCGACGATCGCGTGCGTCGTTCCGGCGCGTCGAGCCACGCGCGTCGATCCTGTCGTGGCGCTTCGATCGGAATGA
- a CDS encoding GMC family oxidoreductase, whose translation MRDTTHFDAIVVGSGISGGWAAKELTEQGLKTLVLEAGGPVDPNHDFVEHVQPWQMHFRGLGDRKLLEADHPIQRECYACDEVGHKFFVKDAENPYTNPADAPFRWFRGRQVGGRSITWGRQVYRWSDLDFTANAKDGHGNDWPIRYSDIAPWYSHVERFIGITGAREGLSQLPDGEFLPPMQMTAVEHDARPKILKAFNNERVMTIGRAAILTKNHNGRLACHYCGPCERGCITHSYFNSLGSTLPAASKTGNLTLRPNSVVAEVLYDPKKSRASGVRVIDANTMESREYTARVVFLCASTIESVRLLLNSKSARFPDGLANSSGLLGRYVMDHHYGSGAGGTVPGFTDKRTIGHRPNGIYIVRFRNVTTEHPNFLRGYGMQGGSGRGGWGRGSSMPGYGAAFKQSLIDELGPWSLSASGWGETLPHPDNRVTLDPDVKDKWGIPAAHMDVRWRENERAMDEDMKTAMAEMLDAAGCTDIRTHGSNNPPGHCIHEMGGARMSKTATEGVLNRWNQAWDVKNLFITDGACMASNGCQNPSITYMALTARAVSHAVTLTKQNAL comes from the coding sequence ATGCGTGACACCACGCATTTCGACGCGATCGTCGTCGGCTCGGGGATCTCCGGCGGCTGGGCGGCCAAAGAGCTCACTGAGCAGGGACTCAAGACGCTCGTGCTCGAGGCCGGCGGCCCCGTCGATCCGAACCACGACTTCGTCGAGCACGTCCAACCGTGGCAGATGCATTTCCGCGGGCTCGGCGACCGCAAGCTGCTCGAGGCGGATCATCCGATCCAACGCGAGTGCTACGCGTGCGACGAGGTGGGACACAAGTTCTTCGTGAAGGACGCGGAGAATCCGTACACGAACCCGGCCGACGCGCCCTTCCGGTGGTTCCGCGGCCGGCAAGTTGGCGGACGGTCCATCACGTGGGGTCGCCAGGTGTATCGCTGGAGCGATCTCGATTTCACCGCGAACGCGAAGGACGGCCACGGCAACGACTGGCCGATCCGCTATTCCGACATAGCCCCGTGGTATTCGCACGTCGAGCGTTTTATCGGGATCACCGGTGCACGCGAGGGCTTGTCGCAGCTGCCCGACGGCGAATTCCTGCCGCCGATGCAGATGACCGCCGTCGAGCACGACGCTCGGCCCAAGATCCTCAAGGCGTTCAACAACGAACGCGTGATGACGATCGGCCGCGCGGCGATTCTGACCAAGAATCACAACGGTCGGCTGGCCTGCCACTACTGCGGCCCGTGCGAGCGCGGCTGCATCACGCACTCGTACTTCAATAGTCTAGGGTCGACTCTGCCCGCCGCGTCGAAGACGGGCAACCTCACGCTGCGCCCGAACAGCGTCGTCGCGGAGGTGCTCTACGATCCCAAGAAGTCTCGCGCCAGCGGCGTCCGCGTGATCGACGCCAACACGATGGAATCCCGCGAGTACACGGCGCGCGTCGTGTTCTTGTGCGCGTCGACGATCGAGTCGGTCCGCCTGCTGCTCAACTCGAAGAGCGCGCGCTTCCCCGACGGCCTCGCCAACTCGAGCGGCTTGCTCGGCCGCTACGTGATGGACCATCACTACGGATCGGGCGCGGGCGGCACGGTGCCGGGCTTCACCGACAAGCGAACGATCGGCCACCGCCCGAACGGCATCTACATCGTCCGCTTCAGGAACGTGACGACTGAGCATCCGAATTTCCTGCGCGGCTACGGGATGCAGGGCGGCTCAGGGCGGGGCGGTTGGGGACGCGGGTCCAGTATGCCGGGGTACGGCGCGGCGTTCAAGCAGTCGCTGATCGACGAGCTCGGGCCGTGGTCGCTGTCGGCGTCGGGTTGGGGCGAAACGCTTCCCCACCCCGACAACCGCGTCACGCTCGATCCCGACGTCAAGGACAAGTGGGGCATTCCTGCCGCGCACATGGACGTGCGCTGGCGCGAGAACGAGCGGGCGATGGACGAGGACATGAAGACCGCGATGGCCGAGATGCTCGACGCCGCGGGCTGTACGGACATCCGCACGCATGGGTCGAACAATCCGCCGGGCCACTGCATCCACGAGATGGGCGGCGCCCGCATGAGCAAGACAGCCACCGAGGGCGTGCTCAATCGCTGGAACCAGGCGTGGGACGTGAAGAACCTCTTCATCACCGACGGCGCGTGCATGGCGAGCAACGGCTGCCAGAATCCGAGCATCACGTACATGGCCCTCACCGCGCGCGCGGTGTCGCACGCCGTGACGCTCACGAAGCAGAACGCGCTGTGA
- a CDS encoding TIM barrel protein codes for MTRDLSRREALGALGALTAGVALAPQAAFGESRLETRASRLKQSVSRWCYAKIPLDDLCESSKSIGYKSVELLSEPEWPVVKKHGLECAMANGFGQIPVGFNRPDNHDKLVADATRMLPLVAAAGIPNIVVFSGNRAGLSDGEGIANCITGLKRVTPIAEQQGVTLCLEMLNSKVDHKDYQADHTAWAVQVVQGVASPRLKLLYDIYHMQIMEGDVIRTIRNNSQHIAHYHTGGVPGRAEIDETQELNYRRVMQAIADTGYTGFVGQEFVPKRDPIASLKQAYEICDV; via the coding sequence GTGACGCGCGACCTCTCCCGTCGCGAAGCGCTCGGCGCGTTGGGCGCGCTGACCGCCGGCGTCGCGCTCGCGCCGCAAGCCGCGTTCGGCGAATCGCGGCTCGAGACTCGCGCGTCGCGGCTCAAGCAGTCCGTGTCGCGCTGGTGTTACGCGAAGATTCCGCTCGACGACCTGTGCGAGTCGTCGAAGTCGATCGGCTACAAATCCGTCGAGCTGCTGAGCGAGCCGGAATGGCCGGTCGTGAAGAAGCACGGCCTCGAGTGCGCGATGGCCAACGGTTTCGGCCAGATTCCCGTCGGCTTCAACCGCCCAGACAACCACGACAAGCTCGTCGCCGACGCGACGCGGATGCTGCCGCTGGTCGCCGCCGCCGGAATTCCGAACATCGTCGTCTTCAGCGGCAACCGCGCCGGTCTCTCCGACGGCGAGGGGATCGCCAACTGCATCACCGGTCTCAAGCGCGTCACGCCGATCGCCGAGCAGCAGGGCGTGACGCTCTGCCTCGAGATGTTGAACAGCAAGGTCGATCACAAGGACTATCAAGCGGATCACACGGCGTGGGCTGTCCAGGTCGTGCAAGGCGTCGCATCGCCGCGCCTCAAGCTGCTGTACGACATCTATCACATGCAGATCATGGAAGGCGACGTCATTCGGACGATCCGCAACAACTCGCAACACATCGCGCACTATCACACCGGCGGCGTCCCAGGCCGCGCCGAGATCGACGAGACGCAGGAGCTGAACTACCGCCGCGTAATGCAGGCGATCGCCGACACGGGATACACCGGTTTCGTGGGGCAGGAGTTCGTCCCCAAACGCGATCCGATCGCATCGCTCAAACAGGCCTACGAGATCTGCGACGTGTGA
- a CDS encoding HAMP domain-containing sensor histidine kinase, whose protein sequence is MSRPLTRHRLSAAQTLSIASTAIVAAALGIAVIVVWVTLTRAAVNDAQTGLDRAVRQLVNVTVNSIRTGQLRYARIAEDTAIRNALRTPAPRNFDAARGALRSLGVRPDSGLPIELWNEAGARLAAVGTDSGGTIGLNIPAESEPESISGRGLDSLRIVDTAQIGELQRVGGRTLFWFIVPVRESGMLLGFVALRRHIATNPQTEATIRELSSATGYWRNVDGSTWTSVGGFPESPPDSTLSNQGGRGERFRATAGGRVLFSEGRVAGTPLVFGLETPRAAVLAVPNATSRQLALLCLLLALAAALVTWFVGHRILRPLTELTDAADAVARGEYSTRVGAVGREDVVRLASSFNRMAQQIGDDRKLLETANRAKSDFLASMSHELRTPLNAIGGYAELMEMGVRGPITDEQRRDLSRIRTSQSHLLGLIGSLLDMSRIERGQITYAEENVALDPLLAGLEALVLPQTTVKQQTLVYRGEQDVAALADREKVRQIVLNLLSNAVRYSPSGATITMSAHRLDDTTVAIEVSDTGPGIPLDRQRVIFEPFVQLDRSLTRTNEGVGLGLSISRDLAHGMRGELTVTSAPGEGSCFRLTLPAGTVDASTSSMQTGAYGVPAVPAESNGR, encoded by the coding sequence GTGAGTAGGCCCCTGACCCGTCACCGGCTGTCCGCCGCCCAGACGCTGTCGATCGCGAGCACCGCGATCGTCGCGGCCGCGCTGGGAATTGCCGTTATCGTCGTGTGGGTCACGTTGACCCGCGCGGCGGTCAATGACGCCCAGACGGGACTGGACCGGGCGGTTCGGCAGCTCGTGAACGTCACCGTAAACAGTATTCGGACCGGTCAGCTTCGATATGCTCGCATCGCCGAGGATACGGCGATCAGGAACGCTCTCCGAACGCCCGCGCCAAGAAACTTCGACGCGGCCCGCGGGGCGCTGCGAAGCCTCGGCGTGCGCCCCGACTCGGGTCTTCCGATCGAGCTTTGGAATGAGGCGGGAGCTCGCTTGGCCGCCGTCGGCACGGACAGCGGCGGGACGATCGGCCTCAACATCCCGGCGGAATCGGAGCCGGAGTCCATCAGCGGCCGCGGACTGGACTCCCTGCGCATCGTGGATACGGCGCAGATCGGCGAGCTCCAGCGAGTGGGCGGCCGCACGCTCTTCTGGTTCATCGTGCCGGTGCGAGAGAGCGGAATGCTTCTGGGTTTCGTGGCGTTGCGGCGGCACATCGCGACGAATCCCCAGACCGAAGCGACGATTCGAGAGCTGAGCTCAGCGACCGGGTACTGGAGGAACGTCGACGGCAGCACGTGGACCTCCGTCGGAGGATTCCCAGAGTCGCCGCCCGATTCGACCCTTTCCAATCAGGGCGGCAGGGGTGAACGATTCCGAGCGACCGCGGGGGGACGAGTTCTTTTTTCCGAAGGCCGCGTCGCCGGCACGCCGCTCGTTTTCGGACTGGAGACACCGCGCGCCGCCGTTCTCGCCGTTCCCAACGCAACGTCGCGGCAGCTGGCGCTCTTGTGCCTATTGCTCGCGCTCGCGGCCGCGTTGGTCACGTGGTTCGTCGGCCACCGGATATTGCGGCCTCTCACCGAGCTCACGGACGCCGCCGACGCGGTGGCGCGCGGCGAGTATTCGACGCGCGTCGGAGCGGTCGGCAGAGAAGATGTCGTGCGGCTTGCGTCGAGCTTCAATCGCATGGCGCAGCAGATCGGCGACGACCGAAAGCTGCTCGAGACGGCGAATCGCGCGAAGTCGGATTTTCTGGCGTCGATGAGCCACGAGTTGCGCACGCCGCTCAACGCCATCGGCGGGTACGCGGAGCTGATGGAGATGGGCGTTCGCGGACCGATCACCGACGAGCAGCGACGCGACCTCTCTCGCATTCGCACGAGCCAGTCGCACCTTCTCGGCTTGATCGGCAGCTTGCTCGACATGAGCCGCATCGAGCGAGGACAGATCACGTACGCCGAGGAGAACGTGGCGCTCGATCCCCTGCTCGCCGGCCTCGAGGCGCTCGTGCTGCCGCAGACGACCGTCAAACAGCAGACGCTCGTGTATCGCGGCGAGCAGGACGTCGCGGCGCTGGCCGACCGCGAAAAAGTGCGCCAGATCGTCCTGAATCTTCTCTCGAACGCCGTCCGATACTCGCCGAGTGGCGCGACGATCACGATGAGCGCGCACCGACTGGATGACACGACGGTGGCGATCGAGGTCAGCGACACCGGTCCCGGCATTCCGCTCGACCGGCAGCGGGTGATCTTCGAGCCGTTCGTGCAGCTCGACCGCTCGCTTACGCGCACCAACGAGGGCGTGGGCCTCGGACTGTCGATCAGCCGGGATCTCGCTCACGGAATGCGCGGCGAGCTCACGGTGACCAGCGCTCCCGGCGAAGGGTCTTGCTTCCGGCTCACCTTGCCGGCGGGCACCGTCGACGCCTCGACCTCGAGCATGCAAACGGGAGCGTATGGTGTGCCCGCCGTGCCCGCCGAGTCGAACGGCCGTTAG
- the rpsU gene encoding 30S ribosomal protein S21, with translation MPEIILDETDRLDWALKTFKRLVQRAGILQELRRRRHHVKPSAARQIKSKAAKRARDRAARKKTRNA, from the coding sequence ATGCCAGAGATCATTCTCGACGAGACCGATCGCCTCGACTGGGCGCTCAAGACGTTCAAGCGATTGGTGCAGCGGGCGGGCATCCTCCAGGAGCTTCGCCGACGCCGTCATCACGTCAAACCGAGCGCCGCGCGACAGATCAAGTCGAAGGCGGCCAAACGAGCGCGGGATCGAGCCGCGCGCAAAAAAACCAGGAATGCATGA
- a CDS encoding cold-shock protein has translation MRTTGTVKWFNDEKGFGFITPEGGQKDCFVHHSAIQGGGFKTLAEGERVEFDVVQGQKGPAAENVTKLGR, from the coding sequence ATGCGTACGACTGGCACGGTCAAGTGGTTCAACGATGAGAAGGGCTTCGGCTTTATCACGCCTGAAGGCGGGCAGAAGGACTGCTTCGTTCATCACTCGGCCATTCAGGGTGGCGGCTTCAAGACGCTCGCCGAAGGCGAACGCGTCGAGTTCGACGTGGTGCAGGGACAGAAGGGGCCGGCCGCGGAGAACGTGACAAAGCTGGGTCGTTGA
- the infA gene encoding translation initiation factor IF-1, translating to MKEEAIEMDGTVFEVLPSAMFRVDLDNGHRLLATAAGKMRRFRIRILAGDRVTVAVSPYDLGRGRITFRHKT from the coding sequence ATGAAAGAAGAAGCCATCGAGATGGACGGCACGGTGTTCGAGGTGCTCCCGAGCGCGATGTTTCGTGTCGACTTGGACAACGGCCACCGGCTGCTCGCCACCGCGGCCGGCAAGATGCGGCGATTCCGCATTCGCATCCTCGCTGGCGATCGCGTCACGGTCGCCGTCTCACCGTACGATTTGGGCCGCGGCCGCATCACATTCCGTCACAAGACGTGA